The genomic interval GGCGCACCCCGAGTTCGGCGGACAGAAGGCCGTCGCCCTGTCCTGGTACAAGGACTCGATCTCGGCGTTCACCTCCACGGACGTGCGCGGCCGCCTCGTCACGGGCACCGGATTCGGCTACCAGACCGAGATCGACAAGATCGCGGACGGCGGCTTCTCCGCCGAGCTCTCGCCCGAGCGCATCGACCTCGTCGACGTCGACCGGATCTTCGTCATCAACGACAAGGCCGACACGGAAGCGCTGAAGAAGTTCGAGCTGTTCACCAACCTCCCGGCCGTCAAGAACGGCAAGGTCTCCTACCTGCTGGACAGCGAGGGACCGGCGATCGGCGCGGCGATGTCGCAGGGCACCCTGCTCTCCCTGCCGTACGCGATCGACGAGCTCGTCGCGTCGGCCAAGTAACGATGACGATCCGACGCTCCCTCCCTCGGCTCCCTCGGCTCCCTCGGCGAGAACCGGTCTCCGTGTGACTACGACCAGAACCACCCCCCTCGCCGGGACGACCCTGCGCACGGCCACCGGACGCGAGGCCACCCGCTGGGTGGCCGAGCACTGCCGGCGGGCACGGTGGCTGACCGCCTCCACGGTGCTCACCACGGTCGCCGGGGCCGCGCTCCAGGTGCTCCCGGTGCTGCTCCTCGGCCGGGTCGTCGACGGGGTGGTCGGGGGCGAGTCGCGCTCGATACTGCTCACCGTCGGGGTGCTGATGGTGGGTGCGGCGCTCCTCGGCGCGGCGGCCTCCGCGGCCTCCACGTACCTGATCGGGAGACTCGGCGCCGAACTGCTCGCACGGCTCCGCGAGGAAGCCGTGCGAGCGGTTCTGGGGATGCCGAGCGCACGCGTGGAGCAGGTGGGGCGGGGGGATGTGCTGTCCCGCGTCGGCGACGACGTGGCCGTGCTCTCCAAGGGCATCCGTACGGCCATCCCCACCGTGTTCTCGGCCGGAGTCCTGGTGGCCATCGCGACGATCGGCATGTTCGGTCTCGACTGGCGGCTCGGCCTGGCGGGAGCCGGCGCCCTGCCCGCCTACGCGCTGGCGCTCCGCTGGTACCTGCCCCGCTCGGCGCCGCTCTACCGCGAGCAGCGGGTGGCCCAGGCCGATCGCGCGCAGGCTCTGATCAGTGGACTGAACGGCATCGACACGGTCCGCGCCTACCGTATGGAGGACTCCGTACGGGAGAAGGTGACCAGCGAGTCGTGGCGGGTGCGGAACCTCGGCGTCGAGGTGTTCCGCTTCTTCGGACGGTTCGTCGGCCGGGAGAACCGGGCCGAGTTCATCGGCCTCGTCCTGATCCTGGTCGTCGGGTACGCCCTGCTGGAGGCGGACGCCGCCACCCTGGGCGAGGTGTCGGCCGCCCCGCTGATGTTCCACCGCCTGTTCACCCCGCTCGGCGCCATCATGTTCACCTTCGACGAGGCGCAGAAGTCCGGCGCGAGCCTCACCCGGCTGGTCGGCGTGTTCTCGGAGCCCGCCGAGAAGCGGCTGGTGGGCGACGGCTCGGTGGCCGCGGCCGGCGACGCGCCCTACCCCGTCACCGTACGGGACCTGACGTTCACCTATCCCGGGGCCGAGGACCCGGTCCTGCGGGGCGTGTCCCTGTCCATCCCGGCCGGGGGCTCCCTCGCCCTGGTCGGGGCGACGGGCGCCGGCAAGTCGACCCTGGCCGCGCTGATCGCCGGGATCGGGAGACCGCAGGCCGGGTCGGTGCGCATCGGGACGCACGACCTCGCGGGGACGGACGAGGCCGGCGCGCGCGCCCTGGTGAGCATCCTGACCCAGGAGACCCATGTGTTCTCCGGCCCGCTCGCCGACGACCTGCGGCTCGCCGCTCCCGACGCGAGCGATGACGAGCTGAGGGACGCGCTGCGCACGGTCGGCGCCGGGGGATGGCTCGACCTGCTCCCCGACGGTCTGGACACCACGGTCGGCGAGGGCGGCGAACGCCTGGACGTCACCAAGGTCGCCCAGATCGCCCTGGCCCGGCTGGTGCTCGGCCGGTCACCCGTGGTCGTACTCGACGAGTCGACCGCGGAGGCGGGCAGTGAGGGCGCGGCCGAGTTGGAACGCGCCGTGCTGGCCGCCTGTTCCGGCCGGACCACGCTGTTCGTGGCCCACCGGCTGACCCAGGCGATGGCGGCGGACCGGATCGCCGTGCTGGACGCGGGGCGCGTGGTGGAGGAGGGGACGCACAGCGAACTGGTCGAGCTGGGCGGCCAGTACGCCCGGCTGTGGCGTGCGTGGCGAGAGGGCAGTTGAGCGCATTCCGGCCGAGAGCCGGGTCGATTCGCATACCGCGGAAGGGTGCTGAGACTTCGATGTCCGAACCGAACGGTTCTCGCCTGGAGCTTTCCCCCACTCGGCTGGCCGCCGTACGCCGGCGGCTCGGCGACCACAGCGACCGGACCATCGTCGAAGCGTGCTCCGTCGCCCTCGCGTACTGGGCGACCGGCATCGCCCCGGACGGCATGGAGCTGACACCCGCCACGCCCTTTCCCGACGTCCTCGGACGGATCCACAACGGAAGCGGTGGCCACAACAGAACCGGTGGTCCCGGCGGAGCCGGTGGTCCCGACGGCCGGCCGGCCGACGCCGAGTGCCTCGCCGTCGCCGTCCCGGCCGGGACCGACCCGGCCGACGCCCAGCAGGCCCTCGACGACTTGGCCGACTTCCCCGACCGGCCTCTCGGCACCATAGGCCCGTCCGGTCCCCGTGCCCGGGCCGAGGAACTGGCCCGGTGGAACGACACCCGGGCGGACCGGGCCCGCCCGACCGTCATGGAGCTGTTCCGCGAACAGGCGCGCCTGAGGCCCGACGCCGTCGCGATCGTCGACGAGCACCGGTCGCTGACCTACCGCGAAGCGGCACGGCTGTCCGCACAGTTGGCGCACCACCTGATCGAACGGGGCCTCGGCGCGGAACAGGTCGTCGGAATCTCGCTCGGCCGCTCCGCAGAGATGGTCGTCGGCCTCCTCGCTGTGCTCCAGGCCCACGGCGCGTTCGTCCCCCTGGACCCCCAGTGGCCCGCCACCCGCAGGAACGCCGTCGTCGAGGACGCCACGGTCGTGCTGCAGCTCAACTCCACGGGCAAGGCAGACGCGGGGGAACCGGACGCCGTCCCCGTCGACCTCGGTGACTGGAAGTACGGGGCCCACCCCGGGGACGCACCCGACGTGAGCGTCCCCGGCGCCTCCCTGGCCTATGTGATCTTCACGTCCGGCTCCACCGGACGGCCCAAGGGCGCCATGATCCGACACGAGGCGATCAGCGAACGCCTGTTGTGGCAGTCCGCCGAGATCCTCCGCTTCGGCCATGACGACGCGTCGCTCTTCAAG from Streptomyces sp. CA-278952 carries:
- a CDS encoding ABC transporter ATP-binding protein encodes the protein MTTTRTTPLAGTTLRTATGREATRWVAEHCRRARWLTASTVLTTVAGAALQVLPVLLLGRVVDGVVGGESRSILLTVGVLMVGAALLGAAASAASTYLIGRLGAELLARLREEAVRAVLGMPSARVEQVGRGDVLSRVGDDVAVLSKGIRTAIPTVFSAGVLVAIATIGMFGLDWRLGLAGAGALPAYALALRWYLPRSAPLYREQRVAQADRAQALISGLNGIDTVRAYRMEDSVREKVTSESWRVRNLGVEVFRFFGRFVGRENRAEFIGLVLILVVGYALLEADAATLGEVSAAPLMFHRLFTPLGAIMFTFDEAQKSGASLTRLVGVFSEPAEKRLVGDGSVAAAGDAPYPVTVRDLTFTYPGAEDPVLRGVSLSIPAGGSLALVGATGAGKSTLAALIAGIGRPQAGSVRIGTHDLAGTDEAGARALVSILTQETHVFSGPLADDLRLAAPDASDDELRDALRTVGAGGWLDLLPDGLDTTVGEGGERLDVTKVAQIALARLVLGRSPVVVLDESTAEAGSEGAAELERAVLAACSGRTTLFVAHRLTQAMAADRIAVLDAGRVVEEGTHSELVELGGQYARLWRAWREGS